From one Paenibacillus terrae HPL-003 genomic stretch:
- a CDS encoding YktB family protein: protein MTFSGFTAKDFDVFEIPGLEPRMEVLIEQVRPKLEAIGVELAPFLTDLCGEPMHVHVAKHARRKVNPPKDTWVAWAANKRGYKALPHFEVGMFASHLFVIFAIIYESPNKTTFAQALKANLSDVRSNIPDHFYWSMDHMAPEGTEQKQMDEKNFQTIIDKLQQVKKAEVMCGIRIDRDDPLASDGAALLQTVRSTFERLLPLYQIAFSKE, encoded by the coding sequence ATGACATTCAGTGGATTTACTGCAAAGGACTTTGATGTTTTTGAAATACCGGGGCTGGAGCCTCGCATGGAGGTACTGATTGAGCAGGTTCGACCCAAACTGGAAGCGATTGGTGTGGAGTTAGCTCCTTTCCTGACGGACTTGTGCGGCGAGCCTATGCACGTTCACGTTGCAAAGCATGCAAGACGCAAAGTAAATCCACCCAAGGATACTTGGGTAGCTTGGGCGGCGAACAAGCGTGGATACAAAGCGTTGCCGCATTTTGAGGTAGGTATGTTTGCTTCACACCTATTCGTCATTTTTGCGATTATTTATGAAAGTCCGAACAAAACTACGTTTGCCCAGGCACTCAAAGCCAATCTGAGCGATGTACGCTCTAACATACCGGATCATTTTTACTGGTCCATGGACCATATGGCCCCGGAAGGTACAGAGCAAAAACAAATGGACGAGAAGAATTTTCAAACGATCATCGACAAGCTACAGCAGGTTAAAAAAGCCGAGGTCATGTGTGGTATCCGTATCGACCGGGACGACCCACTCGCCAGTGACGGAGCTGCATTGCTACAGACAGTGCGTTCTACTTTTGAGCGTTTGCTGCCGCTGTACCAAATTGCCTTCTCAAAAGAATAA
- a CDS encoding aminotransferase class I/II-fold pyridoxal phosphate-dependent enzyme, translated as MNQSNTPLFTALKKHAQSNPVQFHIPGHKKGVGADPEFREFMGDNAFSIDMINIAPLDDLHQPTGVIEEAQKLAAEAFGADYTYYSVQGTSGAIITMIMSICLPGDKIIVPRNVHKSIMSAIILSGAKPVFVSPVSDENLGIHHGITTKSVRRALERHPDAKGVLVINPTYYGVCADLKEIVDLAHSYNVPVLVDEAHGVLIHFHSDLPMSAMEAGADMSATSVHKLGGSLTQSSILNVNTKNGYVNPQRVQTIFSMLTTTSTSYILLASLDTSRRNLALNGHEIAQRALDLAEYCRAEVNKIEGLYCFGREILGTEATYDYDPTKITVHIRHLGLTGYDVENWLRENYNIEVELSDMYNILCLVTPGDTKEDIEILLKALRELASIHYSTGQQHELDVKIQDIPQLSLIPRDAFYGDTEVVPFKESAGRIIAEFIYVYPPGIPILLPGEVISQDNIDYIVDHVEVGLPVKGPEDRTVHQVKVIVETDAIS; from the coding sequence ATGAATCAAAGCAACACCCCGCTTTTTACTGCTTTGAAAAAGCACGCTCAGAGCAACCCGGTTCAATTTCACATCCCAGGTCATAAAAAGGGAGTGGGGGCAGATCCGGAATTTCGCGAATTTATGGGGGATAATGCCTTTTCCATAGATATGATCAACATCGCTCCATTGGACGATCTGCATCAGCCAACAGGCGTCATCGAAGAAGCTCAAAAGCTTGCAGCAGAAGCCTTCGGAGCTGATTATACTTATTACAGTGTACAGGGTACAAGTGGAGCTATCATTACTATGATTATGTCCATCTGCTTGCCGGGTGATAAAATTATTGTACCCCGAAATGTACACAAATCTATAATGTCTGCCATTATATTGTCTGGAGCGAAGCCTGTATTCGTATCTCCGGTCAGTGATGAGAATCTGGGTATCCACCACGGGATTACAACCAAGTCCGTACGCCGGGCACTGGAACGCCATCCTGACGCCAAGGGCGTCCTCGTCATCAACCCGACATATTACGGTGTGTGCGCCGATTTGAAAGAAATTGTAGATCTCGCTCACAGCTATAATGTGCCGGTCCTGGTCGATGAGGCCCACGGAGTACTGATTCATTTTCATTCTGATCTACCGATGTCCGCCATGGAGGCGGGAGCAGATATGTCAGCTACAAGCGTCCATAAGCTAGGCGGTTCCTTGACACAAAGCTCCATTCTGAATGTGAATACCAAAAACGGATACGTCAATCCGCAGCGTGTACAGACTATTTTCAGTATGCTGACAACGACATCCACTTCGTATATTTTGCTGGCTTCGTTGGACACATCCCGACGCAACCTGGCGCTTAACGGTCATGAAATAGCACAACGTGCTCTGGATTTGGCTGAATATTGCCGTGCAGAGGTCAACAAGATTGAAGGGCTGTACTGCTTTGGGAGAGAAATTCTAGGCACGGAAGCCACCTATGATTATGATCCAACCAAAATTACGGTTCATATCCGCCATTTGGGCCTTACCGGGTACGACGTGGAAAATTGGCTGAGAGAAAACTACAATATCGAGGTTGAGCTTAGCGATATGTACAATATTCTCTGTCTGGTGACCCCTGGGGATACGAAAGAGGATATTGAGATTTTATTGAAAGCTCTGCGTGAGCTGGCTTCTATACATTATTCTACGGGTCAGCAGCATGAACTGGATGTAAAAATACAGGATATCCCGCAGCTCTCTCTGATTCCGAGAGACGCTTTTTACGGGGATACGGAAGTGGTACCATTTAAGGAATCTGCTGGACGCATTATTGCAGAATTCATTTATGTATATCCGCCAGGTATTCCGATCCTACTGCCGGGCGAAGTGATCTCACAGGACAATATTGATTATATTGTCGATCATGTGGAAGTAGGCCTGCCTGTTAAAGGGCCTGAGGATCGAACGGTACATCAAGTGAAGGTTATCGTCGAAACGGACGCCATTTCCTAA
- a CDS encoding DUF3892 domain-containing protein, with product MANVEREQITAVRKNGDGDLTSFQTSTGRVLDYSQALNEIEAGSIAGVNVFKAKDGSKRIRGDADGDPTNNLDQLPLF from the coding sequence ATGGCTAATGTAGAACGGGAACAAATTACGGCAGTACGTAAAAATGGTGATGGTGATCTGACGTCATTTCAGACATCTACCGGACGGGTGTTGGATTACAGTCAGGCTCTAAATGAAATTGAAGCAGGCTCAATTGCCGGGGTCAATGTATTCAAAGCCAAGGACGGAAGCAAACGGATTCGCGGAGATGCTGATGGAGATCCTACGAATAATTTGGATCAGTTGCCGTTGTTCTGA
- a CDS encoding MBL fold metallo-hydrolase, which produces MSLTIQMLGTGSAFAKKYYNNNALLDSGEGKLLIDCGTTASLALHQMGVQLPEIDAILITHIHADHVGGLEEFGFQMNILHGRKPVLCIAEPLIHPLWENTLKGGMSQQGMIGKLGDVFEVSVLTPGESTSLVSGIEVELIPTRHIPGKDSYSLFINDRLFYSADMTFDPGLLNQLVNERGCRSILHEVQLQGAGEVHTTLDELLSLPIPLQERIRLMHYSDDMEQFKEKAGVMSFLEQQRVYNIVELERTEQK; this is translated from the coding sequence ATGAGCCTGACCATACAAATGCTGGGCACAGGCAGTGCCTTTGCCAAAAAATATTACAACAATAACGCACTGCTGGACAGCGGAGAAGGCAAGCTGCTAATCGACTGTGGAACAACCGCTTCGCTGGCTCTGCACCAAATGGGTGTCCAATTGCCCGAAATTGACGCCATTCTAATTACCCACATTCACGCCGATCATGTTGGAGGTCTGGAAGAGTTTGGATTCCAAATGAATATCCTACATGGTCGTAAACCTGTGCTTTGTATCGCAGAACCGTTAATTCATCCATTATGGGAAAATACGCTCAAGGGTGGCATGTCACAGCAAGGCATGATTGGCAAGCTTGGGGATGTGTTTGAAGTAAGCGTGCTGACGCCTGGTGAATCCACCAGCTTAGTATCCGGCATCGAAGTTGAACTCATTCCTACCCGTCATATCCCCGGTAAAGATAGCTACTCCCTGTTCATTAATGACCGTCTTTTTTATAGTGCGGATATGACCTTTGATCCAGGTCTGCTGAATCAACTGGTAAACGAGCGGGGCTGTCGCAGCATTTTGCATGAGGTTCAATTACAGGGTGCAGGAGAAGTCCATACGACGTTGGACGAGCTGCTCAGCTTGCCAATCCCGCTTCAAGAGCGGATTCGTCTCATGCACTATAGTGACGACATGGAGCAATTCAAGGAAAAAGCTGGAGTCATGTCCTTTCTGGAGCAGCAGCGCGTATACAACATTGTGGAGCTGGAACGCACAGAGCAAAAATAA
- the gndA gene encoding NADP-dependent phosphogluconate dehydrogenase, with the protein MAKQQIGVIGLAVMGKNLALNIESRGFTVSVFNRSPEKTHDLIKEAEGKKLTGTFSIEEFVNSLESPRKILIMVQAGKATDATIEQLVPHLDKGDIIIDGGNAYFPDTQRRSKDLEEKGLRFIGTGVSGGEEGALNGPAIMPGGQESAYKLVEPILTAISAKVEGDPCCTYIGPDGAGHYVKMVHNGIEYGDMQLIGEAYHLLKSVLNVNAEELHEIFTEWNKGELDSYLIEITADIFSQYDSETGKPMVDVILDAAGQKGTGKWTSQSALDLGVPLSMITESVFSRFLSAMKDERIAASKVLSGPNAESFSGDKKEFIESVRKALFASKIVSYAQGFAQMRAASDEYEWDLKYGKIAMIFRGGCIIRSQFLQNIKDAYDRDPALKNLLLDSYFKNVVETYQNAWRQVISVAVSQGIPVPGFSSALAYYDSYRTERLPANLLQAQRDYFGAHTFKRVDKEGVFHHQWF; encoded by the coding sequence ATGGCAAAACAGCAGATTGGTGTGATCGGCCTGGCGGTAATGGGTAAGAATTTGGCCCTTAATATTGAGAGCAGAGGCTTCACCGTCTCAGTATTTAACCGCTCTCCCGAAAAAACGCATGATCTTATCAAAGAAGCAGAAGGTAAGAAATTGACGGGTACTTTCTCCATTGAAGAATTTGTGAACTCACTGGAATCGCCCCGTAAAATCCTGATCATGGTTCAAGCTGGTAAAGCAACGGATGCCACGATTGAGCAGCTTGTGCCTCATCTAGACAAAGGCGACATTATTATAGACGGAGGCAATGCCTACTTCCCTGATACACAGCGCCGTAGTAAGGACCTGGAGGAAAAAGGACTTCGCTTTATTGGTACAGGCGTATCCGGTGGCGAAGAAGGTGCCTTGAACGGTCCTGCAATTATGCCGGGTGGACAAGAAAGTGCCTACAAGCTGGTAGAGCCGATTCTGACAGCGATCTCTGCAAAAGTAGAAGGCGACCCTTGCTGTACATATATCGGTCCCGATGGTGCTGGTCACTATGTAAAAATGGTGCATAACGGTATCGAGTACGGTGACATGCAATTGATTGGTGAGGCTTATCACCTGTTGAAATCGGTCCTGAATGTGAATGCGGAAGAGCTTCATGAAATCTTCACAGAATGGAATAAAGGCGAGCTGGACAGCTACCTGATCGAAATCACGGCTGACATCTTCTCCCAATATGATTCCGAAACAGGCAAACCAATGGTAGACGTTATTCTGGATGCAGCAGGCCAAAAAGGTACTGGTAAATGGACAAGCCAAAGCGCACTGGACCTAGGCGTGCCACTGTCTATGATCACCGAATCCGTATTTTCTCGCTTCCTGTCTGCTATGAAAGACGAGCGCATCGCGGCAAGCAAAGTGCTGAGCGGTCCTAATGCTGAATCCTTCAGCGGAGACAAAAAAGAATTTATCGAAAGCGTACGTAAAGCATTGTTCGCAAGTAAAATTGTGTCTTATGCTCAAGGGTTTGCTCAAATGCGTGCAGCTTCCGATGAATACGAATGGGATTTGAAATACGGAAAAATCGCTATGATCTTCCGCGGCGGTTGCATTATCCGTTCGCAATTCCTGCAAAACATCAAGGATGCGTATGACCGCGATCCTGCTCTGAAAAACCTGTTGCTGGATTCCTACTTCAAAAATGTAGTAGAAACTTACCAAAACGCATGGCGTCAGGTGATTTCCGTGGCTGTATCTCAAGGTATTCCAGTGCCAGGCTTCTCCAGTGCGCTCGCATACTATGACAGCTACCGTACTGAACGTCTGCCAGCAAACTTGCTGCAAGCGCAACGTGACTACTTCGGTGCGCATACGTTCAAACGTGTGGACAAAGAAGGCGTATTCCATCACCAATGGTTCTAA
- a CDS encoding DUF1292 domain-containing protein — protein sequence MSDHKHEHGEACNHDHDHEHEEMVLTLTDENGKDVEMVLVETFDVENHVYALLLERGNPEADGIILRMEEENEEMVLYNIEDEDEWKRVEEAYSELVAQYE from the coding sequence ATGAGTGATCACAAACATGAACACGGTGAAGCCTGCAACCACGATCATGACCACGAACATGAAGAAATGGTTCTTACGCTAACTGATGAAAATGGCAAAGATGTAGAAATGGTGCTGGTAGAGACCTTTGACGTAGAAAATCACGTTTACGCTCTCCTGCTGGAGCGCGGCAATCCTGAAGCAGACGGCATTATTCTTCGCATGGAAGAAGAAAACGAAGAAATGGTGCTTTACAATATCGAGGACGAAGATGAATGGAAACGTGTAGAAGAGGCATACAGCGAGCTGGTTGCCCAATACGAATAA
- the nirD gene encoding nitrite reductase small subunit NirD: MEINTTTTSRIRVANLNDIDLRGARTVRIRNIEVALFRLGDGSVRALENRCPHKGGRLSEGMICGSAVHCPLHDWKIDLSTGQVREPDTGCMTAFPTEIDSESGAVYIVI, from the coding sequence ATGGAGATCAACACAACGACAACCAGCAGAATCAGAGTAGCCAATCTGAACGATATTGATCTACGGGGAGCCCGTACAGTTCGTATTCGTAATATAGAGGTGGCCCTATTTCGGCTGGGCGACGGAAGCGTTCGTGCGCTAGAAAACCGTTGTCCGCATAAAGGAGGACGGTTATCCGAAGGAATGATATGTGGCTCAGCAGTCCATTGTCCGCTCCATGACTGGAAAATTGACCTGTCCACTGGTCAGGTGCGAGAACCGGATACCGGGTGTATGACTGCTTTCCCAACGGAGATTGATAGTGAAAGCGGAGCTGTTTATATCGTAATCTAG
- a CDS encoding GNAT family N-acetyltransferase gives MAAEIISVTTEEQLQAALLIRTKVFVEEQKVPLDIEIDHYDKLGDTAHHLLISDHGEMVATGRLTYYEEDTAKMQRIAVLKEHRSGGYGRILLLALEERARELGLRHSLLDAQCQAEKFYEKLGYETISEEPFDDAGIPHVRMRKKL, from the coding sequence ATGGCCGCAGAAATTATTAGTGTGACGACAGAAGAACAGCTACAGGCAGCGCTACTGATCCGTACTAAGGTGTTTGTCGAGGAGCAGAAAGTTCCTCTAGATATTGAAATTGACCATTATGACAAGCTGGGGGATACTGCACATCACTTGCTGATCTCTGATCATGGTGAGATGGTGGCAACGGGACGCTTGACCTATTATGAGGAAGATACAGCTAAAATGCAACGTATTGCGGTTCTCAAGGAGCATCGCTCCGGGGGGTACGGACGTATATTGCTGCTGGCTCTGGAGGAACGCGCACGTGAGCTGGGGCTGCGCCACTCGCTGCTGGATGCTCAATGTCAAGCTGAAAAGTTTTACGAAAAGCTCGGTTACGAGACGATTTCGGAAGAGCCTTTTGACGATGCCGGGATTCCACATGTACGCATGCGCAAAAAGCTGTAG
- a CDS encoding MFS transporter — MKQIGREKNPRRLWSPFFAELWVLVFLVEFMKGSLLVAILPVYMGETLGLSAGIIGLAFSLQYFGDNAFRAPAGWIAERLGYRGTMSSALLFTLVAVIMLSVLTEPVWLVVACLLLGLGTSPLWPCVMTGTTEMSGPNNSNGAAMGTLEIASMGGTGMGPLVMNFAIAQYGHSYGMVFMILTGCSIVLLLVSLMLPGRKKSADKGVLQRSALVSSDGLTKQKQQLLGGIKETINSLKTKLDVNPLIYPALFLQSFVIGLISPVLTLYARMDLGISPNLYSVFLIAGGGVTVLALIPCGKLVDRLGTEYFLHAGFLLAGITLFFFSAVRSIPLVFVSVALIGLGYALILPAWNTFLAKLIPESERATIWGFFLTLQGSGMVIGPLVSGVLWDRAGHTAPFIISGIVMLLMFGCHLALARNPRRKTVKAE; from the coding sequence ATGAAGCAAATCGGAAGAGAAAAAAATCCTCGGCGGTTATGGTCTCCCTTTTTTGCGGAATTATGGGTGCTGGTATTTCTGGTTGAATTTATGAAGGGATCTCTTCTGGTAGCTATCCTTCCGGTATATATGGGAGAAACGCTCGGACTGTCAGCCGGAATCATCGGTCTGGCCTTTTCGCTCCAGTATTTTGGCGACAATGCGTTTCGGGCACCGGCAGGCTGGATAGCTGAAAGACTCGGCTACCGGGGAACGATGTCGTCCGCGTTGCTGTTTACACTTGTAGCAGTGATCATGCTAAGCGTGCTGACAGAGCCAGTGTGGCTCGTAGTCGCCTGTCTGCTGCTCGGTCTGGGCACTTCTCCGCTCTGGCCTTGTGTCATGACTGGAACAACTGAAATGTCTGGGCCTAATAACAGCAATGGTGCGGCGATGGGTACATTGGAAATTGCGTCCATGGGTGGAACTGGAATGGGACCGCTTGTTATGAATTTCGCTATAGCACAATATGGTCATTCCTACGGAATGGTGTTTATGATTTTGACAGGATGCAGCATTGTGTTGTTGCTGGTCTCCCTTATGCTGCCTGGACGCAAAAAATCTGCTGACAAAGGAGTGCTGCAACGAAGCGCCTTGGTGTCCTCCGACGGTCTTACGAAGCAAAAGCAGCAACTACTGGGAGGAATCAAGGAAACGATCAACTCTCTCAAAACAAAACTTGACGTAAACCCGTTAATTTACCCTGCGCTGTTTTTGCAGTCGTTTGTTATTGGTCTGATCAGCCCGGTATTAACGCTGTACGCCCGGATGGACCTCGGGATTTCACCGAATCTATACAGTGTATTTCTGATCGCGGGCGGCGGGGTGACGGTGCTGGCGCTTATTCCTTGCGGAAAGCTGGTGGATCGGCTGGGAACAGAGTATTTTCTGCACGCCGGTTTTTTGCTTGCTGGGATTACGCTGTTTTTCTTTTCCGCCGTCCGATCCATTCCGCTTGTGTTCGTATCCGTAGCGCTCATTGGCTTGGGCTATGCGCTCATTTTACCTGCATGGAATACCTTCCTCGCTAAATTGATCCCAGAAAGCGAGCGAGCGACGATATGGGGCTTTTTTCTGACACTCCAAGGCTCCGGTATGGTCATTGGTCCACTCGTTTCAGGAGTACTGTGGGACCGCGCTGGACACACAGCTCCATTTATCATCAGCGGTATTGTAATGCTGCTGATGTTCGGCTGTCATTTGGCTTTGGCACGTAATCCGCGCAGAAAGACGGTCAAAGCTGAATAG